A region of Dioscorea cayenensis subsp. rotundata cultivar TDr96_F1 chromosome 5, TDr96_F1_v2_PseudoChromosome.rev07_lg8_w22 25.fasta, whole genome shotgun sequence DNA encodes the following proteins:
- the LOC120260822 gene encoding 60S ribosomal protein L34-like has protein sequence MVQRLTYRKRHSYATKSNQTRVVKTPGGKLVYQYAKKRASGPKCPVTGKRIQGIPHLRPVEYRRSRLSRNRRTVNRAYGGVLSGSAVRERIIRAFLVEEQKIVKKVLKIQKAKEKLSSKS, from the exons ATGGTTCAGCGTCTTACCTACAGGAAACGGCATAGTTATGCCACCAAATCCAACCAAACTAGGGTTGTCAAAACCCCAG GTGGGAAGCTTGTTTACCAATACGCCAAGAAGAGGGCGAGTGGGCCAAAGTGCCCAGTAACTGGAAAGAGAATTCAAGGA aTTCCTCACCTTAGACCTGTTGAGTATAGGAGGTCAAGATTATCCAGGAACCGGAGAACTGTGAATCGTGCGTATGGTGGGGTGTTGTCTGGAAGTGCAGTGAGGGAAAG GATTATCCGAGCCTTTCTGGTCGAAGAGCAAAAGATTGTAAAGAAAGTTCTCAAGATTCAGAAGGCCAAAGAGAAACTGTCATCAAAGAGCTAG
- the LOC120261834 gene encoding myb-related protein 306-like, translating to MGRPPCCDKLGVKKGPWTPEEDITLVSYIQEHGPGNWRTIPANTGLKRCSKSCRLRWTNYLRPGIKRGNFTDQEEKLIIHLQALLGNRWAAIAAYLPERTDNDIKNYWNTHLRKKLSKTHELSSNKSNSKGQWERRLQTDINMAKQALIDALSLEKSPTSDDHTHELKNSSGYCSATYAASAENISKLLEGWMRNTKKHSESNTSEACSVSSTTKPLPETLFGLDSETPEASETSLLHGESKASMEASTSFSMLETWLFDESVEQKQDDLLDVSLVDTCQLFSC from the exons aTGGGAAGGCCACCTTGCTGTGATAAACTTGGAGTGAAGAAAGGCCCATGGACACCGGAAGAAGATATCACCTTAGTGTCCTACATACAAGAACATGGCCCTGGCAATTGGAGGACTATCCCTGCAAACACTG gaTTAAAGAGATGCAGCAAGAGTTGCAGACTTAGATGGACTAATTATTTAAGGCCTGGAATCAAGCGTGGCAACTTCACTGATCAAGAGGAGAAGCTCATAATCCATCTCCAAGCTCTTTTAGGCAATAG ATGGGCAGCCATTGCTGCTTACCTTCCAGAGAGAACAGACAATGATATCAAGAACTATTGGAACACTCATCTAAGAAAGAAGCTCAGCAAGACACATGAGTTATCAAGCAATAAATCCAACTCTAAAGGTCAATGGGAAAGGAGGCTTCAAACTGATATCAATATGGCAAAGCAAGCACTCATTGATGCCTTATCATTAGAGAAATCTCCAACAAGTGATGATCACACTCATGAATTGAAGAACTCCAGTGGTTACTGCTCAGCAACGTATGCAGCAAGTGCTGAGAATATTTCCAAGTTACTTGAAGGATGGATGAGGAACACAAAGAAGCACTCAGAGAGCAACACAAGTGAAGCTTGCTCAGTATCTAGTACAACCAAACCATTACCTGAGACATTGTTTGGGTTGGATTCAGAGACACCAGAAGCATCAGAGACAAGTCTTTTGCATGGTGAAAGCAAAGCAAGTATGGAGGCTTCAACTTCTTTCTCCATGCTTGAAACTTGGCTCTTTGATGAAAGTGTTGAGCAAAAACAAGATGATCTTCTTGATGTATCACTAGTAGACACTTGTCAATTGTTTTCTTGCTAG
- the LOC120260821 gene encoding probable apyrase 6 isoform X2, which yields MAFDPNAAFKLSSTSTKPYHHRRIPCLPVCVVVGLVCILVFILVSIRSAPSQLRFGIVIDGGSSGSRIHVYGWRIGEGIVPEIDFAASGEMKVNPGLSAYAQEPERAGESLAGLLEFGKGHVPRDLWGETEVRLMATAGLRMVESETRERILESCRRVLRASGFRFRDDWATVIPGTDEGSYAWVAANYALGTLGGDPQETTGIIELGGASAQVTFVSSEPLPPEYARPLNFGERRYNLYSHSFLHFGQNAAQDSLQELLASEGLKSEHVHQGIYDPCTPRSYSHGLESGKLSAGVPSLQAEGNDVAHVMGNYSACRSLSLMLLQKEKDKCSFDECLVGSTFVPKLQGRFLATENFFYTSKFFGLGSLSSLSDLISSGKKFCEEDKLRLKRKYSTLSEEDFSRYCFSSAYIVAFLHDGLGIALDDDRISFVNQVDNVPLDWALGAFIMQGTSSPTAPYSWIPAINRDGMLVLLFLLIIAALMVFTMVAVSKCRNPQLKTIYDLEKGRYIVTRIHR from the exons ATGGCTTTTGATCCCAACGCGGCGTTCAAGCtctcctccacctccaccaAACCATATCATCATCGCAGGATCCCTTGTCTTCCCGTTTGCGTCGTTGTGGGCTTGGTTTGCATCctcgtatttattcttgtttccaTTAGAAGTGCGCCTTCTCAGCTCCGATTCGGGATTGTCATCGATGGTGGGAGCTCTGGGAGCCGGATCCATGTTTATGGGTGGAGGATTGGTGAAGGAATAGTGCCGGAGATCGATTTCGCGGCGTCGGGGGAGATGAAGGTTAATCCGGGCTTGTCGGCGTATGCTCAGGAGCCGGAGAGGGCTGGGGAGTCGCTGGCTGGGTTGTTGGAGTTTGGAAAGGGGCACGTGCCAAGGGATTTGTGGGGCGAGACGGAGGTGAGGCTTATGGCGACGGCTGGATTGAGAATGGTTGAAAGTGAGACCAGGGAGAGGATTTTGGAGTCGTGTAGGAGAGTTTTAAGGGCGTCTGGATTTCGGTTTCGGGATGATTGGGCTACGGTGATTCCAG GTACTGATGAAGGCAGCTATGCTTGGGTTGCTGCAAATTATGCTCTTGGTACTCTGGGAGGTGATCCGCAAGAAACCACTGGGATCATTGAACTTGGTGGGGCTTCTGCTCAG GTGACATTTGTCTCAAGTGAACCTTTGCCACCAGAATATGCACGGCCACTTAACTTTGGGGAAAGGAGGTATAACCTCTACAGTCATAGTTTCCTTCATTTTGGCCAG AATGCTGCACAAGATTCGCTTCAAGAATTGCTTGCCTCTGAAGGACTGAAATCAG AGCATGTTCATCAGGGAATATATGATCCTTGCACTCCTAGAAGTTATTCACATGGTTTGGAATCTGGGAAGCTCTCTGCTGGTGTCCCTAGTTTGCAGGCAGAAGGAAATGATGTTGCTCATGTGATGGGTAACTACTCGGCATGTAGGTCTCTTTCATTAATGCTTCTACAGAAGGAGAAAG ATAAATGTTCATTTGATGAATGCCTCGTAGGGTCAACGTTTGTACCTAAATTGCAAGGAAGATTCTTGGCAACGGAGAATTTCTTTTATACTTCAAag TTCTTTGGGCTTGGTTCATTATCATCTCTTTCTGATCTGATTTCCTCCGGGAAAAAATTCTGTGAAGAAGATAAGCTGAGACTGAAAAGGAAATATAGTACACTATCAGAAGAAGATTTTTCACGATACTGCTTTTCATCAGCATACATTGTGGCTTTCCTGCATGACGGTCTTGGAATTGCTTTGGATGATGATAG GATTAGCTTTGTGAATCAAGTGGACAATGTTCCACTTGACTGGGCATTGGGAGCCTTCATCATGCAGGGAACTTCATCACCAACCGCACCATATTCTTGGATACCTGCGATCAATCGAGATGGAATGCTGGTGTTGCTATTTCTATTGATCATCGCCGCCTTGATGGTCTTCACCATGGTTGCAGTATCCAAATGTAGGAATCCTCAGTTGAAGACCATATATGATTTGGAGAAAGGGCGCTATATAGTAACCCGGATACATCGATAA
- the LOC120260821 gene encoding probable apyrase 6 isoform X1, with product MAFDPNAAFKLSSTSTKPYHHRRIPCLPVCVVVGLVCILVFILVSIRSAPSQLRFGIVIDGGSSGSRIHVYGWRIGEGIVPEIDFAASGEMKVNPGLSAYAQEPERAGESLAGLLEFGKGHVPRDLWGETEVRLMATAGLRMVESETRERILESCRRVLRASGFRFRDDWATVIPGTDEGSYAWVAANYALGTLGGDPQETTGIIELGGASAQVTFVSSEPLPPEYARPLNFGERRYNLYSHSFLHFGQNAAQDSLQELLASEGLKSAEHVHQGIYDPCTPRSYSHGLESGKLSAGVPSLQAEGNDVAHVMGNYSACRSLSLMLLQKEKDKCSFDECLVGSTFVPKLQGRFLATENFFYTSKFFGLGSLSSLSDLISSGKKFCEEDKLRLKRKYSTLSEEDFSRYCFSSAYIVAFLHDGLGIALDDDRISFVNQVDNVPLDWALGAFIMQGTSSPTAPYSWIPAINRDGMLVLLFLLIIAALMVFTMVAVSKCRNPQLKTIYDLEKGRYIVTRIHR from the exons ATGGCTTTTGATCCCAACGCGGCGTTCAAGCtctcctccacctccaccaAACCATATCATCATCGCAGGATCCCTTGTCTTCCCGTTTGCGTCGTTGTGGGCTTGGTTTGCATCctcgtatttattcttgtttccaTTAGAAGTGCGCCTTCTCAGCTCCGATTCGGGATTGTCATCGATGGTGGGAGCTCTGGGAGCCGGATCCATGTTTATGGGTGGAGGATTGGTGAAGGAATAGTGCCGGAGATCGATTTCGCGGCGTCGGGGGAGATGAAGGTTAATCCGGGCTTGTCGGCGTATGCTCAGGAGCCGGAGAGGGCTGGGGAGTCGCTGGCTGGGTTGTTGGAGTTTGGAAAGGGGCACGTGCCAAGGGATTTGTGGGGCGAGACGGAGGTGAGGCTTATGGCGACGGCTGGATTGAGAATGGTTGAAAGTGAGACCAGGGAGAGGATTTTGGAGTCGTGTAGGAGAGTTTTAAGGGCGTCTGGATTTCGGTTTCGGGATGATTGGGCTACGGTGATTCCAG GTACTGATGAAGGCAGCTATGCTTGGGTTGCTGCAAATTATGCTCTTGGTACTCTGGGAGGTGATCCGCAAGAAACCACTGGGATCATTGAACTTGGTGGGGCTTCTGCTCAG GTGACATTTGTCTCAAGTGAACCTTTGCCACCAGAATATGCACGGCCACTTAACTTTGGGGAAAGGAGGTATAACCTCTACAGTCATAGTTTCCTTCATTTTGGCCAG AATGCTGCACAAGATTCGCTTCAAGAATTGCTTGCCTCTGAAGGACTGAAATCAG CAGAGCATGTTCATCAGGGAATATATGATCCTTGCACTCCTAGAAGTTATTCACATGGTTTGGAATCTGGGAAGCTCTCTGCTGGTGTCCCTAGTTTGCAGGCAGAAGGAAATGATGTTGCTCATGTGATGGGTAACTACTCGGCATGTAGGTCTCTTTCATTAATGCTTCTACAGAAGGAGAAAG ATAAATGTTCATTTGATGAATGCCTCGTAGGGTCAACGTTTGTACCTAAATTGCAAGGAAGATTCTTGGCAACGGAGAATTTCTTTTATACTTCAAag TTCTTTGGGCTTGGTTCATTATCATCTCTTTCTGATCTGATTTCCTCCGGGAAAAAATTCTGTGAAGAAGATAAGCTGAGACTGAAAAGGAAATATAGTACACTATCAGAAGAAGATTTTTCACGATACTGCTTTTCATCAGCATACATTGTGGCTTTCCTGCATGACGGTCTTGGAATTGCTTTGGATGATGATAG GATTAGCTTTGTGAATCAAGTGGACAATGTTCCACTTGACTGGGCATTGGGAGCCTTCATCATGCAGGGAACTTCATCACCAACCGCACCATATTCTTGGATACCTGCGATCAATCGAGATGGAATGCTGGTGTTGCTATTTCTATTGATCATCGCCGCCTTGATGGTCTTCACCATGGTTGCAGTATCCAAATGTAGGAATCCTCAGTTGAAGACCATATATGATTTGGAGAAAGGGCGCTATATAGTAACCCGGATACATCGATAA